The sequence AAAACAAATACCCACGCCACCATAAAGACGGTGAGCGCCTGAATAATGAAAAAGCCCAGTGTAAACTGAGTAACGTCCGCTCCCTGCATTTATCCCCCGTTAAGCCGTTTTCCAGACGGTTTTTATTATATCCTCAATATCAATGTATTCCGGCTGCCAGCCTAGGATGCGTCTCGCCTTGGCGCTGTGGGCAACCAAAGAAGCAGGATCGCCCGCTCTTCTGCCTTCGGTTTTTACTTTAAAATCCATACCGCTGACAAGCTTAACTTTATCTATAATCTCTTTGACAGAAAACCCGCTGCCGTTGCCTAGGTTGAAATCCTCCGGGGCACCGCCGTCCTCCAGATACTTTACCCCCGCCAGATGCGCCGCACATAGGTCAATTACATGTATATAGTCCCTCACACAGGTTCCGTCCGGCGTATCGTAATCATTGCCGTAAACCGCAATGTGCGCCCTCTCACCCTTAGCCGCCTGAACAACAAGAGGGATAAGGTGAGTTTCGGGGCTGTGGCGCTCCTTCAGCTGACCTGATTCGTCATGCCCTGCGGCGTTAAAATATCTGAATACAACATATTTCAGACCGTACGCCTTGGCATAGTCGCCCAATACCTGCTCGATAACCAGCTTGGTTCTGCCGTAGGGATTTACCGGCTCCTTCGGATGCTTTTCATCTATGGGCAGATAGTCAGGGTTTCCGAAAACCGCGGCAGTGGAGCTGAAAATAAATCTGTCGCAGGCGTGCCTGCGCATGGTCTCAAGTAGATTCAGGGTGCCGGTCACATTGTTGCGGTAGTATTTTTCAGGTTTTTCAACGGATTCTCCCACGAGAGAGAACGCCGCAAAGTGCATAACCGCGGAGGGGTTGTATTTCTCAAAAATTCTGCCCATACGGACGGAATCAGCTATGTCGCACTCCTCAAAATCACCGTAAAGCACCGCATCACGGTGTCCGGTGGATAAGTTATCGACAGTGACAGGATTAAACCCCGCCAAACTGAGCATTTTCACCATGTGCGAACCGATATATCCGGCGCCGCCCGCAACTATTATGTTTTTCATTGTTTCACCTCAGCCTGTCACGCTGAAAAGGGAAAAAGCGCCTCGCCTCGGCAACGGTTTCAATATCAATCTCCGCTGTGAATATTCCTTCAGCGCTGCCGCACTCAAGAACTGCCTCCCCGAGCGGGCTGTACACGGCAGAATCACCTGAATAATTAAATTTCGGGTCATTCCCCGCCCTGTTTACACCTATGACAAACGCCTGATTCTCTATGGCTCTGGCACGGAGAAGAGATTTCCAGTGGAGACTTCTTGATGCCGGCCAGCTTGCGTTTACTATAAATATATCAGTTTCCGCAGCCTTCTCCCAGAAGAGATAGGGAAAACGGAGGTCATAGCATACGAAAGGGGTTATGTTTGCGCCGTTCAGCTTGAAGGTCAGGGCTTCTGAGCCTGCTGAGTAGAAGTTATCCTCCCCT is a genomic window of Geovibrio thiophilus containing:
- the galE gene encoding UDP-glucose 4-epimerase GalE; this encodes MKNIIVAGGAGYIGSHMVKMLSLAGFNPVTVDNLSTGHRDAVLYGDFEECDIADSVRMGRIFEKYNPSAVMHFAAFSLVGESVEKPEKYYRNNVTGTLNLLETMRRHACDRFIFSSTAAVFGNPDYLPIDEKHPKEPVNPYGRTKLVIEQVLGDYAKAYGLKYVVFRYFNAAGHDESGQLKERHSPETHLIPLVVQAAKGERAHIAVYGNDYDTPDGTCVRDYIHVIDLCAAHLAGVKYLEDGGAPEDFNLGNGSGFSVKEIIDKVKLVSGMDFKVKTEGRRAGDPASLVAHSAKARRILGWQPEYIDIEDIIKTVWKTA
- a CDS encoding nitrilase-related carbon-nitrogen hydrolase, translating into MKTSLVQLDMCWEDKAATKRRIESLLSSCGSDTDLMIFPEMTLTGFSMNADKTSCDDADMEFFASIARRFSCAVIYGAVENGFNCQRTLDKDGESIACYRKIHLFSYAGEDNFYSAGSEALTFKLNGANITPFVCYDLRFPYLFWEKAAETDIFIVNASWPASRSLHWKSLLRARAIENQAFVIGVNRAGNDPKFNYSGDSAVYSPLGEAVLECGSAEGIFTAEIDIETVAEARRFFPFQRDRLR